The genomic DNA GGGTGGTCCGGCGGACGCTAGCTGCCCTACGCGACCTCGGCTCACCCCGAGCTGCGTGGCGATTTCGGTCTGAGTCATGCCGGACGCCTGCGCTTCTTCGATGGCCTCGCGGCGGATGCGGGACAGCTCAAGCACCCATCCCTGATAGGTCGCCATCAGGTCGGTCGCTGCTTTGGCCCGGTCGACCGGGGCCGCGATCTCAGAGACCCGCTTCATGTCGTCGTGCACAGCTCTCCACTCCTCGTCTAGGGGGGCTAGCGAACTCTATCGCTAGAGGGGGTTGCGCGCACCCCTCCTGTTTGCTTACGGTACCTATCAGGAAAGAGCGCAACCCCCCCTAAGCAACGTAGGGAGGGTGCGTCACACCTGCTTGACCTGCAAGAACAGCACACCCAGGAGCCCCGCTGTGGACGGGGGGAGGGCACCGGACAGTCGTCTGCCTCGCGGCAGGCGATCCCTTGGCAGTCCGGATGGCAGACCGAAAGGTCAGGTCTCTGCCTACAACGGGGCCCTAGCGAGCTGTACCTGATCCGGCAGCCGCGTCCCCGAAAGAGACCACTCATCCACCGCAGTTCTCTGCGGCCGGTTGCCTCCGCTGCTCGTCTCGTACGAGCAGCGCTGAGGGGAGCCGGAAACCCGACTTCAACGGCGCGCGGCCCCGGTGCTCGAACACCGGGACCGCTGTTCGGGCCGTTCACCTGTGGAAGGACACACGACCCAATGGACCACATCGTCACCGTTCAAGATGCTGTTACCGCGTTCGCCGACTTCATGGAGCCGACGGACGCCGAGCTGGACGCCATCGAGCTGGAGATGCCCGCGATCCTGGCGGACGTTGACCTGCTGGACGCGCAGATCATCACGCTGGACCGCGCTTCGACGGAGCTGGACGTCCGGCGTATCCGCCGGGCCCGGCGCCGTCTGCTCACCGCCTGCCGCGAGTTGGCGAACCGCACCGGCGACGGGATGCTGCCGGAGGTCGGCGCATGAGGACCAATGCCGCAAAGACCGTCCTGCCCGCTGTTG from Streptomyces sp. NBC_01478 includes the following:
- a CDS encoding DUF6284 family protein, whose product is MDHIVTVQDAVTAFADFMEPTDAELDAIELEMPAILADVDLLDAQIITLDRASTELDVRRIRRARRRLLTACRELANRTGDGMLPEVGA